A stretch of Pseudomonadota bacterium DNA encodes these proteins:
- the murI gene encoding glutamate racemase, producing the protein MSISTTKPIGLFDSGLGGLTVLRELQLVLPKHSYTYLGDNARFPYGTKSVETIIRYSRECAQFLLKHEVGLVVVACNTASATALSILEQELPVPIIGTVGPAVREALEATRSGIIGVLGTSATIASHVYENSLRERDASIRVISQACPLFVPLVEAGMLEGEIVDKVIELYLAPLKAQQVDTVILGCTHYPLLLKAIQSYLGPDVAVVECSRAIAADVQRILANNRAPAGETTQTQYFVTDEVGQFNQLAALFLGERQVQAVRIESF; encoded by the coding sequence ATGTCGATCTCAACGACAAAACCGATTGGATTGTTTGATAGTGGGCTTGGAGGCCTGACGGTCTTGCGCGAGCTACAGCTCGTTCTTCCTAAGCATAGCTATACCTATCTCGGAGACAACGCGCGCTTTCCCTACGGGACAAAGAGCGTCGAGACGATTATCCGATACTCTCGGGAGTGTGCACAGTTTCTTCTAAAGCACGAAGTTGGCCTGGTTGTTGTTGCCTGTAATACAGCCTCGGCAACGGCGCTCTCCATCCTAGAGCAGGAGCTCCCCGTTCCTATTATCGGCACAGTTGGCCCAGCGGTGCGTGAGGCTTTGGAGGCAACCCGTTCCGGTATTATCGGGGTGCTTGGAACAAGTGCTACTATCGCTAGCCATGTATATGAAAACTCCCTAAGGGAGCGCGACGCCTCTATTAGGGTCATATCTCAAGCCTGTCCACTTTTTGTGCCACTGGTAGAAGCAGGTATGCTTGAAGGTGAGATCGTAGATAAGGTTATAGAGCTTTACCTTGCACCACTCAAAGCACAGCAGGTCGATACGGTCATCCTTGGATGTACGCACTATCCCCTGCTGCTAAAGGCTATCCAGAGCTATCTCGGCCCCGATGTTGCGGTGGTTGAGTGCTCCAGAGCGATTGCAGCGGATGTTCAAAGGATCCTCGCTAATAACCGCGCTCCAGCTGGCGAGACCACGCAGACCCAGTATTTTGTAACAGACGAGGTTGGGCAGTTTAATCAGTTAGCGGCGCTCTTTCTGGGGGAGCGTCAGGTACAGGCTGTTCGGATTGAGAGCTTTTAA
- a CDS encoding glutamate mutase L, with protein sequence MEPHLLRTVLVTDCGSTTTKALLFERKEDRWYQTFRGEAPTTVEAPVADVTVGALNAFSEVEELSGRNILQEGLELPFIITEGDLTKGIDLYLSTSSAGGGLQMLVAGVVSTITTESAERAALGAGAIVMEAISADDGRQDFERIERIRHLKPDIVLVTGGVDGGSTKHVVEMAETLVAAAPRPRFGDTLKLPVIYAGNAAAAEEVRQILAKIAQVVVVDNVRPQLEREVLGPAREAIHEFFLSHVMSHSPGYGKLMSWSPVPIMPTPAAVGDIVQSYAQRTAQSVLCVDIGGATTDLFSVFPNRDGTSTFNRTVSANLGMSYSIANVLVEAGISQIKRWLPFEFTDTELADRLRNKMIRPTSIPQTIEELWIEQGVCREALRLSLAHHRSLAIGLEGRRERGISDIFRQSSERYELVDLMKLDIVIGSGGVLSHAPSRMQAALMMIDGFGLEGVTQLAVDSIFMMPHLGVFASVHPEGAYEVFENDCLVQLGCAVVPVFPSKLKRIERLAEIFLDGILLGSINCNEVTRFLTPARGEGSLKVVPLHRSIDIGAGAGQIHERRVVFGECGVIVDGRNRPLRPEALGVGAQERVLKNLGLKG encoded by the coding sequence ATGGAGCCACACTTACTGCGAACAGTACTAGTTACCGATTGTGGCTCAACCACTACAAAAGCGCTTCTTTTTGAGCGTAAGGAGGACCGTTGGTACCAGACCTTTCGAGGCGAGGCTCCCACTACGGTTGAGGCACCTGTAGCCGACGTTACCGTAGGAGCACTCAACGCCTTTAGCGAGGTAGAGGAGCTTAGTGGTAGGAATATTCTGCAGGAGGGACTGGAGCTGCCCTTCATTATTACTGAGGGCGATCTTACAAAGGGGATAGATCTCTACCTCTCTACCAGCTCGGCCGGTGGTGGGCTGCAGATGCTTGTAGCTGGGGTTGTATCGACTATTACAACTGAATCAGCGGAGCGCGCAGCGCTCGGGGCAGGTGCTATCGTGATGGAGGCGATCTCCGCCGATGATGGACGCCAGGACTTTGAGCGTATCGAGCGTATCAGACACCTAAAACCAGATATAGTTCTGGTAACCGGGGGAGTTGACGGAGGCTCTACGAAACATGTGGTTGAGATGGCGGAGACCCTTGTTGCTGCGGCACCGAGGCCTAGATTCGGCGATACGTTAAAGCTGCCGGTTATTTACGCTGGAAACGCCGCGGCTGCCGAGGAGGTGAGGCAGATCTTGGCAAAGATAGCGCAGGTGGTGGTGGTTGATAACGTACGGCCGCAGCTTGAAAGGGAGGTTCTAGGACCAGCCCGTGAGGCTATTCATGAGTTTTTTCTCTCGCATGTGATGAGCCACTCCCCCGGCTACGGAAAATTAATGTCATGGTCACCTGTACCGATTATGCCGACCCCTGCAGCGGTTGGAGATATAGTTCAGAGCTATGCGCAAAGGACGGCTCAGAGCGTGCTGTGCGTAGATATTGGAGGGGCAACGACAGATCTCTTCTCGGTATTTCCGAATCGAGATGGGACAAGCACATTTAATCGCACGGTGAGTGCTAATCTTGGCATGAGCTACTCTATCGCCAACGTGCTGGTGGAGGCTGGAATCTCCCAGATTAAACGGTGGCTTCCATTTGAGTTCACCGATACAGAACTCGCCGATCGGTTGCGAAATAAGATGATTCGCCCTACCTCTATTCCACAAACTATAGAGGAGTTATGGATTGAGCAGGGCGTTTGTCGCGAGGCTCTCAGACTCTCTTTGGCGCATCACCGTTCTCTGGCGATTGGGCTTGAGGGTCGGCGTGAGCGTGGCATATCCGATATATTTCGCCAGAGCTCTGAGCGCTATGAGCTAGTTGATCTTATGAAGCTCGATATAGTGATAGGCTCTGGCGGCGTTTTGAGTCACGCACCCTCTCGCATGCAGGCAGCCCTGATGATGATAGATGGCTTTGGATTAGAGGGGGTAACACAGCTAGCGGTTGATTCAATCTTTATGATGCCGCACCTTGGGGTCTTTGCCTCCGTTCATCCAGAGGGGGCCTACGAGGTGTTTGAGAACGATTGTCTAGTACAGCTCGGCTGTGCAGTAGTGCCTGTTTTTCCTAGTAAGCTAAAACGAATCGAGCGGCTGGCGGAGATTTTCTTGGATGGTATCCTGCTTGGATCTATTAACTGTAATGAGGTGACACGCTTCTTAACCCCTGCTAGGGGTGAGGGGAGCCTTAAGGTTGTGCCGCTACACCGTAGTATCGATATCGGGGCGGGGGCCGGGCAGATACATGAGCGCCGAGTAGTATTTGGCGAGTGTGGTGTAATCGTTGATGGGAGAAACCGACCGCTGCGACCGGAAGCTCTTGGTGTTGGAGCGCAGGAGCGGGTGTTAAAAAATCTAGGACTAAAAGGATAG
- a CDS encoding cytidine deaminase: MKLNEALVLAAKAYIEKRFPNEPWAGAAAMYTDAGTLLVSTAPGVVSLSVELCHEVGAICEAYKLGQKVTATVCVSRDDKGVFHILTPCGVCQERLMFWGNEIECAVPSPLDSQKWEMKTLKELQPYYWGKIFLKD; encoded by the coding sequence ATGAAATTAAATGAAGCGCTGGTGCTAGCTGCGAAAGCATATATTGAAAAACGATTCCCCAATGAGCCTTGGGCAGGCGCTGCGGCGATGTACACCGATGCCGGCACTCTTCTGGTTTCGACAGCTCCAGGTGTCGTCAGTCTATCGGTCGAGCTCTGTCATGAGGTCGGAGCCATCTGCGAGGCCTACAAGCTTGGTCAGAAGGTTACGGCAACGGTCTGTGTGTCCCGAGATGACAAAGGAGTATTTCATATTCTGACTCCGTGTGGGGTTTGCCAAGAAAGACTGATGTTCTGGGGAAATGAAATCGAGTGCGCAGTACCAAGTCCCCTGGACTCGCAGAAATGGGAAATGAAAACTCTCAAAGAGCTGCAGCCATATTATTGGGGGAAAATATTTTTGAAGGATTGA
- a CDS encoding DUF393 domain-containing protein yields MNIPPNQSKKQVLYDGSCPMCSSFVGRIEDSSQKDKFENIDSTTNILPQELTQEDVCREIHVVDGGTIYKNAAAILNILEEYPEMKSWVRLARLPFVWPLLPIGYRVVALYRHLIFGPASRIFWLKVITGLGLISAFLLSCKLWLSSRFYPLTPILADLPRLPFPLDYGIFLFSIALLAAIVLKRRPQKLIFAFISCALVLTALDQSRWQPWFYQYSFMLAALGLYSWDYRDNKKNAAALNTCRLLVASVYLYSGLQKANQAFVVDLFPWLIDPIAKLLPAHLYLPLAMLGFLVPFFEIGVGVGLLTQTYRNKAVVLAVLLHLFILFLLGPFGHNWNSVVWPWNVVMALSVVLLFWKSEQLSFKDIVLTKNSWLHRLVLVLFGILPLLSFVNLWDAYLSSALYSGNIRSAVLYVNESVIDKLPAEVRRYATKTADNKSIVNIDQWSFGELNVPSYPETRIYKNIAKYICRYAANASDVVLTLRAGPALINKEGPATYDCSSL; encoded by the coding sequence TTGAATATTCCACCAAATCAAAGCAAGAAGCAGGTTTTATATGATGGCAGCTGTCCGATGTGCTCCTCGTTTGTCGGGAGGATAGAGGACTCTTCGCAGAAAGATAAGTTTGAAAATATTGATAGCACGACAAATATCCTCCCGCAGGAACTCACGCAGGAAGATGTCTGCCGGGAGATTCATGTTGTAGATGGCGGTACGATTTATAAAAACGCTGCGGCAATTTTAAATATCTTAGAAGAATATCCAGAAATGAAGTCTTGGGTACGCCTTGCGCGCCTGCCCTTTGTTTGGCCGCTCTTGCCCATAGGATATCGGGTTGTCGCTTTATATCGGCACCTTATCTTCGGTCCAGCGAGTAGGATATTTTGGCTAAAGGTAATCACTGGTCTTGGGCTAATCTCGGCATTTTTACTCTCTTGCAAGCTGTGGCTGAGTTCTAGATTCTATCCGCTAACCCCGATCTTAGCAGATCTGCCGAGGCTTCCCTTTCCGCTTGACTACGGCATCTTTCTTTTTTCGATCGCTCTACTAGCGGCGATTGTTCTTAAGCGACGTCCGCAAAAACTTATCTTTGCATTTATATCGTGCGCTCTAGTGCTTACCGCTCTCGATCAATCGCGCTGGCAGCCGTGGTTTTATCAGTATTCTTTCATGCTTGCGGCGCTAGGATTATATTCATGGGACTATCGCGATAATAAAAAAAACGCTGCTGCACTCAATACGTGCAGGCTACTAGTGGCTAGCGTTTACTTATACAGCGGCTTACAAAAAGCAAATCAGGCTTTCGTTGTCGATCTATTCCCTTGGCTAATCGACCCTATTGCAAAACTTCTTCCAGCCCATCTTTATCTTCCTCTTGCCATGCTTGGCTTCCTTGTTCCTTTTTTTGAAATAGGAGTTGGAGTCGGACTTTTAACGCAAACATACAGAAACAAGGCCGTAGTTCTCGCAGTTCTACTGCATCTCTTCATCCTCTTCCTCCTGGGGCCCTTCGGACATAATTGGAATAGCGTTGTATGGCCCTGGAATGTGGTGATGGCGCTCTCTGTTGTGCTCCTTTTTTGGAAATCTGAGCAACTCTCTTTCAAAGATATCGTACTAACAAAAAATTCGTGGCTGCACAGGCTCGTACTTGTCTTGTTTGGCATTCTACCCCTTTTAAGCTTTGTTAATCTTTGGGACGCCTACCTCTCATCAGCGCTCTATTCCGGAAACATACGTAGCGCCGTGCTGTATGTGAATGAATCAGTAATAGATAAGCTCCCGGCGGAGGTGCGGCGATACGCTACAAAAACTGCCGATAACAAAAGCATTGTAAATATTGATCAGTGGTCCTTTGGGGAGTTAAACGTACCATCGTATCCCGAAACAAGGATTTACAAGAATATCGCAAAATATATTTGCCGATATGCTGCTAACGCTTCTGATGTCGTTCTCACCCTACGGGCTGGCCCGGCTCTGATTAATAAGGAGGGACCCGCGACATATGACTGTTCAAGTTTGTGA